AGCGGAACATGAAAATAAAAATATAGATATTGAGATAATACCAGGGATTAGTGCATTTAATTCATCAGCATCAATTCTTGGAGCACCTATAGTGCACGATTTTGCATCTTTAAGTTTATCAAATTACTTAACACCGTGGGAGATAATAGAGAAAAGATTGAGACTTGCGGCACAAGCGGATTTTGTTATAGTATTGTATAATCCAAAAAGCAAAGAAAGACCAGATAGTATTAGGTTAGCACAAAATATACTACTGAAATATAAAAGTGAAGATACACCGGTAGGAATAGTCAAAAATGCATCAAGGAATGGCCAAAATATAACAATTACAACATTAAAAGAAATAAATAATCACGAAATAGATATGACAACAACAGTGATAATAGGAAACGAAAAAACTTATGTAATAAATGGCAAAATGATAACACCAAGAGGGTATAAATTATAATTTACTTCAAGTTCCTAATATATGAAAGGACTGTTTAAAGTGATACTTGTTTTATCAGGTACGAAAGATGGAAGAGAGATAGCGAAGAATCTAAATAATACAGGATTTGATATAATTGTAAGTACAGTAACTGATTACGGAGAAAATCTTAATGATAATGATATAAAAGTGCACATAGGTGCTTTAAATGAAGATGAATTAATAGAATTTATTAAAAATAATAATATTGATACGGTTGTTGATGCTACACACCCTTTTGCAATAAATGCCAGTATAAATGCAATAGATGCTTGTAAGAAGACAAAAATAAGATATATAAGGTATGAAAGGCAGAGCATTATCGATAAAAATGCTATTATTGCCAATGGTTTTAAAGAAGCGGCAGATAGATGTGTCGAATTTAATATAATTTTTTTAACAATCGGAAGTAAAAATCTCGAATATTTTGTTAGTCTCAACAAAGAGAAAAAGTTATTTATAAGAGTTCTTCCGCAAAGCACAGTCATTAAAAAATGTGAAGATTTGGGTTTAAATTCAGGCAAATTATTGCAATGGAAGGGCCGTTTTCTAAAGAAATGAATTACTGTATGCTAAAGGATTTTGACGCAGATGTATTGGTTACAGAGGACAGCGGCAATACAGGAGGTATTATAGAAAAATTTGAAGCAGCGAATATGCTTGGTATACCAGTTATATTGATTAAAAGGCCAAAAATAGACTATCCAAATGTTGTAACAAGTATTGACGAGCTATATAAAGAAATGAGGCGTGATGATGAATATTAATGATATTAAAATGGTCGGAATTGATCAAAATACTCCAATAGAAATACGGGAACGTGTTTCCTTTGGTAAAGAAATAAAAAAAGCTTTATTAAAATTCAAGGAAACTTATAATGCTGAGGTTGTAATATTGTCTACATGCCATAGAAGTGAAATATACGTCTATTCAGAAAATATTGCTCTGAAAACTATTAAGGACTTTTTTATAGAATACTTTAAGGTAACTGAAGATGAATTAGGACAATATTTATATATTCTAACAGGAGTTGATGCGGTAAAACACATATTCAGAGTTGCATGTGGACTTGAATCGATGGTTGTTGGAGAAGATCAGATACTTGGACAGGTTAAGAATGCTATAAGTATTTCTCAGGAAAATTTTGCATCAGGTAAGATTCTAAATAAACTTTTTAGAGATGCAATTACACTAGGGAAAAAGGTTAGAACAGAAACAGGTATAAAGGATTTAGCACTATCAATTAGTTATATAGCAGTTAAATTTATAAGTGACGAATTTAAAGACTTAAATGATAAAAAAGCTTTTGTTATCGGCACAGGTGAAATGGGGCAAATAGCAATAAAAAATCTTATTTCAAAGGGTACAAAAGTTTATGTTTCAAATAGAACCCATAGTAAAGCAGTTGACTTAAAAAAGATTATACCTGAAATAGAAGTAGTTCCTTATGATGATAAATATGTTCAAATAGCAAGAAGTGACATAGTAATTAGTGCAACAGATGCTCCGCATTATACAATTGATTATGAAAAGTTTATAAAGGTCTATAAAGGTAAAAAGATATGTATGGTAGATATAGCATTACCAAGAGATATTGATCCTAAAATTGGAGAAATTGAAGGTGTTAGCATTTACACGCTCGATGATTTAAAGAAAACAGCAGATGAAAATAAAAAGAAACGAATAGGTTTTATTAACGTTATTGAGAAAATTATAGAATCGGCGGTAAATAATTTTGTTAATTGGTTTAAAACACTTGCAATAGAACCTCAGATAAAAAATATAAACAAATTTGCTGATGTGATATCTGAGATTGAATTTGAAAGAGTTATAAATAAGCTATCAAATATAGACGAAAGAGATAAAAAAAATATAGAAATCGCTTTAAAAAGAGTAGCAAAGAAAATGTCAGATTTAATGATAAAACATATAAAAAATGATATCATTAATAAGAAATATGAAGAAGTTGCTATAGATTTTATCGATGAAAATGGAGGAAATATATGAAAAAGAAAATAAGTGTCGGTACAAGAGGAAGTGAACTTGCTCTAACACAGACAATTATTTTAATTAATGAAATTAAAAAATTCAAACCTGATTTTGATTTTGAAATAGTAAAAATAAAAACACAAGGTGACAAAATACTTGATAAACCCTTGAACAATGCTGGGGGTAAAGGACTATTTGTAAAGGAAATAGAAGATAAGCTTATTGAAGGTAAGATAGATATAGCAGTACATAGTATGAAGGATATGCCATTTGATGTTCCAGAAGGACTAAGCCTAAAAGCTGTACTAAAGAGAGAGGATCCAAGAGACGCGTTTATATCATCTAAAGGAGTAAGATTTGAGGAGCTAAGAAAGGGTGCAAAAATTGGTACAAGCAGCTTAAGACGTAAGGCACAGTTAATTGATTTGAGACCTGATATTGAAATAGTAGAAATAAGAGGTAATGTCGGTACGAGGCTTAAAAAGATGAAAAACGAGAACCTTGATGGTATTATACTTGCTGCTGCTGGTCTTAAAAGGCTCGGAATGGAAAACCTTATAACTGACTATTTTGATGTTGATACTATGGTTCCAGCAGCGTGCCAAGGAATACTCGCAGTAGAAACCACGAAGGTTTTTGAAGAAGAATTTAAAGAGATTTATCCTATTCTTTTAGATATTAATACGCTTTTTGAAGCATCAGCAGAAAGAAAAGTAATGAAGAGATTTGGCGGTAATTGCAAGATACCAATAGGAGTGCATGCACAATACACAAAAGATGCTAAAAAAGATATCGTTAATATTAGGATAGCTTATAAATATGGTGATAAACTTTTTAAATGTAAAGGAATAGGGACAATAGATGACATAGATAAAATTGCTGAAAAACTTTATAAAAGTTGTGGAGGTAAATGATGTCTGGAAAAGTATATCTAATTGGAACAGGTCCAGGTGATGTAGGGCTTTTAACGATTAAAGCTGCAAAAATAATAAAAACAGCTGACGTTTTAATATATGATAGATTGATAAACAAAAGAATATTGTTGATGGGAAGAAAGGACGCGAAGTATATAGATGTAGGGAAACTCCCAGATCATCATAAAGTACCACAGTGGAGAATTAATGAGATAATCTATAAAGAGGCACTTGGAGGCAAAATTGTTGCAAGAATAAAGGGCGGAGATCCATTCGTATTCGGTAGAGGAGGGGAGGAAGCAGAATATTTAGAAGAAAAGAATATTGAATATGAGATCATACCGGGTATAACATCGGCTGTGTCTGTACCTGCATATGCTGGAATACCAATAACACATAGGAATTTTAGTTCATCATTTCATGTTATCACTGGACATGAATGCGATGAAAAAGAAAATTATTTAGATTTTAGTGTTCTTTCAAAACTGAATGGTACACTTGTATTTCTCATGGGTATTAACAATTTAAAGACAATAGTGGACAAATTAATAGAGAATGGCAAAAGCATAAATGCTTCTGTTGCTGTTATAATGAATGGGACAACCCCTGAGCAAAAAGTAATAACAGGTACACTAAATGATATATATGAAAAAGCAGAAAAACATAATATAAAAAATCCGTCAGTTATAGTGGTAGGTGAAGTTGTAAAGTTAAGGGATAGGCTTAAGTGGTATGAAAATAAAAAGTTATTTGGGAAAAGAGCCCTTTTGACACGTACATATAATCAATCGAATAAAATGTATGATATTTTAACTGAGTATGGTGCAGAGGTAATAACATGTCCTACTATTAAACTAACTCCATATATTGATAATGCTATAAAATTTTTGAATAATATAAATCAATATGATTATATAGTTCTTACAAGTATAAATGGTGTTGAAGTTTTTTCGGAAGCAATAAAATTAATAAAATATGATATTAGAAAATTGTATGGAGTAAAAATCGCGGCTATAGGAAGCAAAACTTCCCAAATGCTCGAAAAAATAAATATATATCCTGACATAATGCCTAAGGAATATACATCAGATGCACTTGCTGATAAATTATACGATTTAGTAAAAGGCAAAAAGATTGCCATATTGACATCTGATATAGGTGGCGATATATTAATAAATAAACTTAGAGATTGCGCTTATATAGAAAAAATTGTATTGTATAAGAATGAACCAAATTATGAGATAAGAGATATTCTCTATGATGAACTTAATAAAGGAGTTGATATAGCAGTATTTACAAGTTCATCAACTTTTAAATATATGCATGATATACTTAAGGATGATATAAAAAATTTATTAAAAGGTGTAAATATTGCAGCAATTGGACCGGTTACAAAAAAGACAATAGAGGAATATGGACTTAAGGTAAATATAATGCCAGAAAAATACGAAACAGATTCTCTCATAAAAGAGATCTTAAAATATTATTAAATAAAGAGGCGTATATTATGGAAATTATTAAAAGACCAAGGAGATTAAGAACAAATAAGACTATAAGGAATATGATAAAAGAAACGACAATCGATATTAATGACCTTATATATCCGCTTTTTGTAGTGCCGGGAGAAAATATAAAAAAAGAGATTGATTCATTGCCAGGTGTTTATCACTACTCAATTGATTTATTAGTTGAAGAGGTTAAGGATGTAAAAAAACTTGGGATACCAGCAGTACTAATTTTTGGTATACCATCACACAAAGATGA
This portion of the Thermoanaerobacterium sp. RBIITD genome encodes:
- the hemC gene encoding hydroxymethylbilane synthase, whose product is MKKKISVGTRGSELALTQTIILINEIKKFKPDFDFEIVKIKTQGDKILDKPLNNAGGKGLFVKEIEDKLIEGKIDIAVHSMKDMPFDVPEGLSLKAVLKREDPRDAFISSKGVRFEELRKGAKIGTSSLRRKAQLIDLRPDIEIVEIRGNVGTRLKKMKNENLDGIILAAAGLKRLGMENLITDYFDVDTMVPAACQGILAVETTKVFEEEFKEIYPILLDINTLFEASAERKVMKRFGGNCKIPIGVHAQYTKDAKKDIVNIRIAYKYGDKLFKCKGIGTIDDIDKIAEKLYKSCGGK
- the hemA gene encoding glutamyl-tRNA reductase, which translates into the protein MNINDIKMVGIDQNTPIEIRERVSFGKEIKKALLKFKETYNAEVVILSTCHRSEIYVYSENIALKTIKDFFIEYFKVTEDELGQYLYILTGVDAVKHIFRVACGLESMVVGEDQILGQVKNAISISQENFASGKILNKLFRDAITLGKKVRTETGIKDLALSISYIAVKFISDEFKDLNDKKAFVIGTGEMGQIAIKNLISKGTKVYVSNRTHSKAVDLKKIIPEIEVVPYDDKYVQIARSDIVISATDAPHYTIDYEKFIKVYKGKKICMVDIALPRDIDPKIGEIEGVSIYTLDDLKKTADENKKKRIGFINVIEKIIESAVNNFVNWFKTLAIEPQIKNINKFADVISEIEFERVINKLSNIDERDKKNIEIALKRVAKKMSDLMIKHIKNDIINKKYEEVAIDFIDENGGNI
- the cobA gene encoding uroporphyrinogen-III C-methyltransferase, coding for MSGKVYLIGTGPGDVGLLTIKAAKIIKTADVLIYDRLINKRILLMGRKDAKYIDVGKLPDHHKVPQWRINEIIYKEALGGKIVARIKGGDPFVFGRGGEEAEYLEEKNIEYEIIPGITSAVSVPAYAGIPITHRNFSSSFHVITGHECDEKENYLDFSVLSKLNGTLVFLMGINNLKTIVDKLIENGKSINASVAVIMNGTTPEQKVITGTLNDIYEKAEKHNIKNPSVIVVGEVVKLRDRLKWYENKKLFGKRALLTRTYNQSNKMYDILTEYGAEVITCPTIKLTPYIDNAIKFLNNINQYDYIVLTSINGVEVFSEAIKLIKYDIRKLYGVKIAAIGSKTSQMLEKINIYPDIMPKEYTSDALADKLYDLVKGKKIAILTSDIGGDILINKLRDCAYIEKIVLYKNEPNYEIRDILYDELNKGVDIAVFTSSSTFKYMHDILKDDIKNLLKGVNIAAIGPVTKKTIEEYGLKVNIMPEKYETDSLIKEILKYY